A region of Anguilla rostrata isolate EN2019 chromosome 10, ASM1855537v3, whole genome shotgun sequence DNA encodes the following proteins:
- the tbca gene encoding tubulin-specific chaperone A, giving the protein MADPRVRQIKIKTGVVKRLAKEKVLYVKEAKQQEEKIERLKAEGGDEYVIKKQVEVLQESRMMVPDCHRRLATAHMELSQLLEMEADLGELEEYKEARNMLDSVKLEG; this is encoded by the exons ATGGCGGATCCCCGAGTAcgacaaattaaaattaagacCGGAGTAGTCAAACG ACTCGCGAAAGAAAAGGTCCTCTATGTGAAAGAAGCAaaacagcaggaggagaagATTGAGCGTCTGAAAGCGGAAGGAGGGGACGAGTACGTCATCAAGAAGCAG GTGGAGGTCCTCCAGGAATCACGCATGATGGTCCCCGACTGTCACCGGCGCCTGGCTACAGCACACATGGAGCTTTCACAGTTATTA gAAATGGAAGCAGACCTGGGAGAATTGGAAGAATACAAAGAGGCCAGAAATATGCTGGATTCTGTGAAGTTGGAGGGATGA